The genomic stretch CACCACTCTATGCTAATCTATACCATTCCATACCAGCCTATGCTAATCTATACCATTCCATACCAGTCTATGCCAATCTATACCATTCCATACCAGTCTATACCTTTCCACAATAGTCCATACTATTCCATACCAGTCTATGCCATTCCATACTATTCCACACCATTTTATCCCAATCCATACCATTCCATTCCAGTCCACACCATTCCAGTCCAGTCTATACCATTCCATACCAGCTAATGCCGGCCCATGCTGTTCCATACTTATCCATGCAACACACACTGAATGCTGGAGTACCCATATGCAGCATCAGTGGATCTCACTCTACTGGGGGAGGCGTTAGACATTTCAAAGACTCATATATTGGCACATGGATGGCAGATAAATGGAAGGTTATATAGGAGGAAAGAGTTGATCTTAAGTTGTTTAAAAGTCAGCACAGCATTGCAGGCCAATACATCTGTACTGCGCGGAACAGTTCTGTGTAATAGGATTTAGAACAATTTACAAATGTCTCCAAAGTCCTAGTCCCTTATAGCATAATGTTATTATGCTGCCACTTGGATCTGATATCAGGAAGTCTGAATTGAAGGATTTGGGACCATTATGGACGAATGATTGGATTTATGAGAGACTGCAGTGATTTTGTTAATATTAACAGTACTGATCTAATCTCAGCTTCTAACAAGCCCTCTGCTTTGTCATGCTCCCCAGGGCAACCATGAGCAGTGACTGTGAACGGTACGAGAATAGATTCAGAGACCTGACACTGCCCCCTTTCATCAACGGCATCTCCTCCATCCTCTCCTTGGCCAATTCCGTCACTGCCTTTGGCAGCAAGGAGCTCGAGGTGAACGAGAGCGACCAGCTGAAGCAGGATGTGGAGAAGGCCTACACAGAGATGAGCAAGGCCGAGAAGGAGGCCAGTGGCCTGATCAACGCCATGACGACCGACAGCCTGCAGCTGGCCAAGGATCTTGACGAGGCCAAGAGGAAGCGCAAGAGCCTtgaggaggagctacaggagaaGAAGGATTTGCTGATCTGGCTGGAGAGCCAGAGGTACCTGATTAACGACCAACTTCAGGCTGCCCGCTCCAATCTGCATCACACCGAGAACACACTGAACACTGCTGAGGCAAGGAGAGGAGAGAAGCTCACTGGAAGGGACATGGGATTGGGCCTAATGCTCCTCGTCCCTTGTGTTGGTAAGTGGTGCTCAGTCCACCaacaccataaaaccataagctaTAAgagtagaaataggccatttggcccatcgagttgctTCActgtcatggctgatctactatccctctcaaaccctttttcttgcataagaacataagacacaggagcagaattaggccattcaacccatcgagtctgctctgccattccatcatggctggtcctggatcccactcaaccacataCACCTGACTTCTCATCATACCCTTTAATGTCCCGACCAAACAGGacactatcaacttctgccttaaatatacccacagacttggcctccaccgcagtctgtggcagagcattccacagagtcACTACTCTCTCGTTGAAtaaattcctctttacctctgttctaaaaggtcaccccccctcaattttga from Hemitrygon akajei chromosome 7, sHemAka1.3, whole genome shotgun sequence encodes the following:
- the LOC140730233 gene encoding uncharacterized protein, with the protein product MSSDCERYENRFRDLTLPPFINGISSILSLANSVTAFGSKELEVNESDQLKQDVEKAYTEMSKAEKEASGLINAMTTDSLQLAKDLDEAKRKRKSLEEELQEKKDLLIWLESQRYLINDQLQAARSNLHHTENTLNTAEARRGEKLTGRDMGLGLMLLVPCVGIPMAIDYSKELNSTKNLLKEVEKEKLRLDAEVKKNEEELKNCNSEIPERNKEIEKLKDNLMRMEREVEMMQKAFRALADTKTKLKYCHNYLSSLQGSVEVLYNFREDLYSLEPHMPLIEEIFNDIQQQNSQNELLAYDSRVQKVVKKLRAILKDAA